TGTCCGTGAGTCAGTAGGATGGTGTTGAGGCGCTTGAACCCCAGTCCGCTTCGGAGGAGCTGGCGTTGGGTGCCTTCCCCGCAGTCCATCAAGAACCGCCGGTCGCGGTGAAGGACCATGGCCGAGGAGAGCCCACGTTTCACAGAGGGAGCTGAGGCCGACGTGCCAAGGAAGACGAGCTCTATCATGCGCCGAAGCGTCCAAGAGTGAATTGGTGCCGGCACGGCCGGCACCCGGACACCTTACGGGCGGGGGACGTCACTGTCAAGAACGCGCCACCCGGAGGCAGGGGTGGGGATACCCATTGACCCGTCCTCGGCTGCTGGCCATACTGGACGAGGACATGGGGAGGTGCAGAGATGGCCGAAGTGTTGGTGGCGTACTACAGCCGGAGCGGGAACACTCAGGCCATGGCCGAGCTCATCGCCGAAGGAGCCCGGTCGGCCGGAGCGACAGCGGTTGTCAAGAGCGTCGAGGCGGTCTCGATGGAGGACTTGCTTTCCGCCGACGGCATCGCCGTCGGGTCGCCCACCTACTACGGGACTATGGCGGCGCCGGTGAAGCAGCTGCTCGACGAGTCAGTCGAGATACATGGGCAGCTGGAGGGTAAGGCTGGAGCGGCTTTCTCCTCGGCCGGGGGGCCGGGCGGGGGGCAACAGACCACCATCATGGATATCGTGGCCGCTTTGCTCATCCACGGCATGGTGGTACAGGGCGACCCGCAGGGAGACCACTACGGCCCGGTGGCCACCGGGAAGCCGGATGCCCGGGCAGCAGAGCAGTGTCGCAGGGCCGGGCGACGGCTAGCCGCGCTCGCTCAGCGGCTTCACCCCTGAGAGTTTGATAGAGACTGGCAGTTCGTCCAGCGCCTCCAGCAGGGAGACGATGGTCTCGAACGTGGCGGCGAGAGCCTCCCGCTGTACCTTGTCCGGTGTGTCTTCGCGGGTGTGCCAGTACGGCAGGTCGCCTCGCTCGTCCAAGCCCACCAGGGCCACGGATCGATATCCGCGTCTGATGGCTGTGCCGGCCTCGGTGTAGCCTCCTCGGAGGGCGACGCGGCGGAGCCCCAAGTGGGGCCTGTTGCGCTCCAGCCGCTCGAGGAGGCGGAGCAAGTCTCCGTTGGATCGGTAGCTGCCCAGGATGCCTTCGCGCGAGGTATAGGCGGGCGGGCAAATGCCGACGCCCTCCAGGGCCACGGCGTAAGCCTGGAGGAGTTGGTCGCCTTGGGAGCTGAGGAAAGCGGCGGCGCCGTGGCACCCGGTCTCCTCGGCCCCGGTAAAGACGAACCAGAGCCTGGTGTGCCGAAGGGGATGACTTCGGAAATGTCTGGCCACCTCGAGGCTTACTCCCACGGCCGAGGCGTTGTCGTTGGCCCCGATCGAGTAGGGCGTCAACTCGGCGTGGACCATGGCCACGACGGCGACCGTGGCCAAGACCAGTGCCGGCGCGCCCGCCCACTGGGGGAGAGTGACCTCGGCGAACCAAGAGACCACGAATGCGATCAGGGTGAGGAGCAGCACCGCCAGGGTCAGGTAGAGGAAGATGAAGAAGATCCGAAGCGCCGTGTGGGAGCGGAAGAACAAGGGCGTGCGCTGGCTGTCCAGGTGGGCGAAGAGCACCGCATTGCGGCCGGTGCCCTCGGTGGGCTGGACGCTGGCTACCACGTTCTGCGACTGGGACCGCAGCACCAGGCCGCTCAGGGGAGACCACCCGAAGTTCAGCTTGGCGTACACCTCCCACAGCCCGAAGCCCAGCCCCAGAGCGCCCAGGTAGGCGCCCACCAGCGACTGACGCAACAGCATCCAAAGCCCTACCCCGACTAGAGCGACCGCGGCAGCGAGGGCGAAAGGCATCCACTCAGAGCGGGGCGCAGTAAACTCCTGCCACATGGCGTCGGTCAGCCCGGCGGTTGTCAGCTTCTTGTGGACATAGCGCGCAGCTGCCCGCTCCCCCTCCGAACCCACTGGCCGGGGACCGATCTCGCCGGCGATGTGGTGGATGTGACCGAGGGCGGCTTCGGCTGCCTGCAGAGTCAGATCGGGTTGAACTTCAGTCATGCTGCCCTCCTGAGCATAGCCGGACCCGTTGACGATCGCTCCGGTACTCGTAGCGTCGGCCGGCTACCTGCAGAAGGATGCGGAAGCCCGGCGTTATGACTGCAGCGTACACCTTGCCGGGCTCAGGGCACCCCAGGCTGGCGTCCGGCCATTCAACCGGATGCACCTCGAGCACCTCCACTTGGCTCTCCGGTACCCCAAGGCGACGGGCGAGATCGGCCCGAGCGCGCCAAGCCAGGCTACGGCCAGCGGTGCGATCGTCCTGCATGGATGCGCCTCAGCGAGACAGAGTGCTGGGTCATCTAGGAGGTGACACCCCCAGACGCCGAAGTGCTTCCTCGGGTGTGAGACCATGGACAGTGATTTGCTTGGTCCGCGAGCGATGGCCACCGGTCAGAGCAATGGCCCTCTTGGGCAGCGACAGCTGACTAGCCAGCAAGGCGATCAGGGCCTCGTTGGCGGCTCCCTCGACTGGTGCCGCCCTGAGCCGCACCATTAGCGTCCCATCACGGAAGCCGCTGATGTCGTCCCGACCGGAGCGAGGCGTGACTCGCACGCTCAACCGGAACCAAGGCTCGGGCGGCACGGCCCTACAACAGGCCCAGCAGCATGGTAACGATGATGCGTTGCACCAGTCGGAGCACCAGCAGCGCCACTATGGGCGTGATGTCAATCATGCCGATGGGAGGGATCACGCGCCGGAAAGGTTCCAGCACCGGCTCAGTGATCTGATAGAGTATCTGCATGAACGGGTTGTACGGGTCCACCCGGAACCACGACAGAATGATCCTCACCAAGATGGCGAGCTGGAGGATCTGGAAGAAGAGGTTGACGAAATTGATGAGGAAGGAGATCATCTGTTGCTCCCCAGCTCACGAGCGCGTTGTAGAGCCGCGCGCACGGCTTCGGCGAAGGCAGCCCGGACTGCCCCTCTCTCCAGGGCCTGGAGCCCAGCGGCGGTGGTGCCTCCCGGCGAAGTGACGCTCTCCCGGACGAGCGCTGGGTGTGCTCCCGGCGCCGTCAGCAACGCTGCCGTTCCGGCGAAAGTCTGGAACACCAGGTGCTGGGCCAGAGCTCGGGTGAGGCCGATGCCGACCGCCGCCTCGATCATGGCCTCAGCTACGAGGCACAGATAGGCGGGGCCGGAACCACTGACAGCGGTGGCAAGGTCCAGCACCGACTCCTCATCCACCTCCACGGCGTGACCGATGGCGCCCAGCACTGTCCGCACCAGATCTCGCTGAGCCGGAGTCACAGCCGGCGTGGCACACCATACGGTCACGCTCCCGAACACCCGCGCTGCAGCGTTGGGCATGGCGCGCACCACTTCCGGGTGATCCAGATCGGCGGCCACCCGCTCGAGGGTCAGGCCAGCCATGATGGATAGCACTGGCACCCCTCGGGGGATGCGACCCTGCAGCTCCTCGGCAACGTGGGGGAAGACCTGGGGCTTGATGGCCAGGAGCACCAGCGCGGCTCCCTCGACGGCTTCGGCCGCCCGGGCTACCGTCCGCACTCCCAGGCGAGCCCGCAGCGCCGCCTGCTTCTCGGCCTCTGGCTCGGCAACGACCACCCCCATCGGGTCAGCCACCCCGCGGCCGAGGAGCGCCTCACAAATGGCGCCGCCCATGACGCCGCCTCCCACGACCAGAAGGTGCCCGTTGCCGAAGACGGCCCCGGTGGGCGGGCTCACGCGGACCTCGGGCCGAATAGGGCACGGCCAATGCGCAAGATGGTTGCTCCTTCCAGAATGCCGGCCTCGAAGTCATCGGTCATCCCCATGGAAAGCTGACGCCAATCCTGATGGGGGAACTGCTCCCTCAGCCGATCGCGCATGAGCCGCAAGCGTCGGAAGTAGGGACGCGCCTCGTCTGGATGTTCCACCGGAGGAGCCATGGTCATAAGGCCTGTGATCCGCAAGGCCGGCAGCTCCAGCATCCCCTCCAGGTCCCGCAGGAAGGAGGGAGCAAAGGCGCCGTCCTCCGCCGGCGCCGGGTAACCGTACTTGCTCTCCTCTCCCCCGACGTTGATCTCGACGAGGCATTCCATCTCAGGGCCCTGCTCCTCTGCCAGGCGGGAGAGGCGTTGAGCCAGGCGAAGCGAATCCAGAGAGTGAACGAGATGATACCGGCCCACCACCAGCTTGGCCTTGCGGCTCTGGACGTGGCCGATCATGTGCCAGCGGGGGGAAGGAAGCCCCAACGCCTCAGCTTGGGTCCAGACTTCCTCGATCTTCGGTTGAGCCTCCTCGGGCCGGTTCTCGCCGCAGTGGACGATGCCGGCCGCCAAGGCTGCCAGGACTTCGGCAGGCGTGCGGGTCTTGGAGGCCGCCACTATGGTGATCTCGTCGGGAGACCGGCCTGCCTGTTGGCAGGCGTGGTTCACCCTGAGCATGACGCTGCCCACGCGCGCG
The genomic region above belongs to Anaerolineae bacterium and contains:
- a CDS encoding flavodoxin family protein, whose protein sequence is MAEVLVAYYSRSGNTQAMAELIAEGARSAGATAVVKSVEAVSMEDLLSADGIAVGSPTYYGTMAAPVKQLLDESVEIHGQLEGKAGAAFSSAGGPGGGQQTTIMDIVAALLIHGMVVQGDPQGDHYGPVATGKPDARAAEQCRRAGRRLAALAQRLHP
- a CDS encoding M28 family peptidase; translation: MTEVQPDLTLQAAEAALGHIHHIAGEIGPRPVGSEGERAAARYVHKKLTTAGLTDAMWQEFTAPRSEWMPFALAAAVALVGVGLWMLLRQSLVGAYLGALGLGFGLWEVYAKLNFGWSPLSGLVLRSQSQNVVASVQPTEGTGRNAVLFAHLDSQRTPLFFRSHTALRIFFIFLYLTLAVLLLTLIAFVVSWFAEVTLPQWAGAPALVLATVAVVAMVHAELTPYSIGANDNASAVGVSLEVARHFRSHPLRHTRLWFVFTGAEETGCHGAAAFLSSQGDQLLQAYAVALEGVGICPPAYTSREGILGSYRSNGDLLRLLERLERNRPHLGLRRVALRGGYTEAGTAIRRGYRSVALVGLDERGDLPYWHTREDTPDKVQREALAATFETIVSLLEALDELPVSIKLSGVKPLSERG
- a CDS encoding DUF167 domain-containing protein — encoded protein: MPPEPWFRLSVRVTPRSGRDDISGFRDGTLMVRLRAAPVEGAANEALIALLASQLSLPKRAIALTGGHRSRTKQITVHGLTPEEALRRLGVSPPR
- a CDS encoding YggT family protein yields the protein MSFLINFVNLFFQILQLAILVRIILSWFRVDPYNPFMQILYQITEPVLEPFRRVIPPIGMIDITPIVALLVLRLVQRIIVTMLLGLL
- the proC gene encoding pyrroline-5-carboxylate reductase; this translates as MSPPTGAVFGNGHLLVVGGGVMGGAICEALLGRGVADPMGVVVAEPEAEKQAALRARLGVRTVARAAEAVEGAALVLLAIKPQVFPHVAEELQGRIPRGVPVLSIMAGLTLERVAADLDHPEVVRAMPNAAARVFGSVTVWCATPAVTPAQRDLVRTVLGAIGHAVEVDEESVLDLATAVSGSGPAYLCLVAEAMIEAAVGIGLTRALAQHLVFQTFAGTAALLTAPGAHPALVRESVTSPGGTTAAGLQALERGAVRAAFAEAVRAALQRARELGSNR
- a CDS encoding YggS family pyridoxal phosphate-dependent enzyme — protein: MLRVNHACQQAGRSPDEITIVAASKTRTPAEVLAALAAGIVHCGENRPEEAQPKIEEVWTQAEALGLPSPRWHMIGHVQSRKAKLVVGRYHLVHSLDSLRLAQRLSRLAEEQGPEMECLVEINVGGEESKYGYPAPAEDGAFAPSFLRDLEGMLELPALRITGLMTMAPPVEHPDEARPYFRRLRLMRDRLREQFPHQDWRQLSMGMTDDFEAGILEGATILRIGRALFGPRSA